The Pseudofrankia sp. DC12 region CGCAGGTCCTGGCCGTCGACCCGGACCGATCCGGCGTCGGGGTCGTAGAACCGGGCGAGCAATTTCATGACCGTCGACTTGCCCGCGCCTGTCTCGCCGACCAGCGCGACCGTCTCACCGGCGCGGACCCGCAGGTCGACGCCGCGCAGCGCCTCCGGTGGCCGGGCCGCCCGGGCCGCCGCGGCGGCGGCCATCGTCCTCGCGTCCTTGCCGGCGGCCAGTGCCTCGGTCCAGCCACGCTGGCCGAGCCCGGCGGACACGGCGGCCGACGCGGTCGAGACCGCGCCGGTCGGGTAGGCGAACCGGACGTCGTCGAGCGTCAGCTCGCCGCGCAGCCGGGCCGGGACGACCGGGTCGGGGGCCGGCGGGGTGAGCGTGCGCAGCCGCATCAGCTCGGCGATCCGGCTGACCGACACCCGCGTCTGCTGCCAGGCGTCGAACACCTGGGACAGCTGCTGGATCGGGGAGAAGAACATGTTGATGTAGAGCAGGAACGCGATGAGGCCGCCGGCGGTGAGGTTCCCGTGCGCGATCAGGGCCGAGCCGACGCCGAGCACGATCGCGTCGGCGACCGCCGACAGGAACTGCACGAACGGGAAGTAGGTCGCGACGATGCGCTGCGCGGCGACCCGGGAATCCAGGTACGCCCGGCCGAGGCCGTGGAAGTGCGCGGTGGTGCGGGCCTCGTGCACGAACGCCTGCGCCTCGCGGACCCCGGAGACGGACTCCTGGAAGTCGGCGTTGACGATCGCGATCCGTTCCCGGGACAGGTCGTACAGCTTCGCCGCCCGGCTGCGGAACGGGATCGTCGCGACGACGAGCGGGATCACCACCGTCAGCGTGAGCAGGCCCAGCTCCAGGTTCATCACCACCAGCGCGACCCCGACGCCGACGAAGGTCACGAGCGCGACCAGCGCGGCCAGCAGGCCGGTCTCGATGAGCGCCTCGAACTGGTCGACGTCGGTCGTCATCCGGGTCATGATCCGGCCGGACATCTCGCGCTCGTAATAGTCCAGCGAAAGCCGTTGCAGCTGGGCGAAGATACGGATGCGCAGCGAGAGCATGATGCGCTCCGCGGCCCGGCCGGTCACGAACGTCTCGCCGATCTGGTTCGCCCAGTCAAAGACCGTCAGGGCCAGGAAGAGTGCCGAGACGACCCACACCGCGGCCATCGAGCCTTCGGTGACGCCCCGGTCGACGCCGATCTTCACCAGCGTGGGCCCGGCGAGGCCCGCGACCGCGTCGAGGACGACGAAGAGCAGGCCGAGCAGCATCGGCCGGCGGAACCGGATCAGCAGCCGGCGCAGGCTGAAGTCCGGCTCGGGGCCGCCCTCGGCGGCGAGGTCGACGGCCGCGACGTCACCGATCGGCGGCAGCGCGTCGACCCGGGCGAGCAGCTCCGGGGTGGGCGCGAGGTTCAGCCGCCAGGCACCCCCGGCCGAGCCGCGGGCGGCACCGCCGCCGAGGCCCGCGCCGAGCCCGCCGCCGGCGAGCAGCTGGGCCCGTCTGCCGGATGGAGTCGTCGCGGCGGCCCGGCCGGCGGACTGCTGGGCCTTTGCCGCGTCCCAGGCGTCGGCCGTCGTCGTGATCGCGGCAGTTCCGGAGATCGCCGCGAAGGCCTCGACGCTGTCGCCGAGCTGGGCGGCCAGCGCCGGGTCGAGGCCGGAGAGCAGCTCCCGGTAGAGGGAGCTGCGCTCGGACAGCTCGTCGTGGGTGCCCTGGTCGACGACCCGGCCCTGGTCGAGGACGACGACCCGGTCGGCCAGGTGCAGCGTGGAGACCCGGTGCGCGACCAGCAGCGTGGTGCGGCCGGGCAGCAGGTCACGCAGGGCGTCGTGGATGACCGCCTCGGTCCGGGCGTCGACGGCGCTGGTCGCGTCGTCGAGCACGAGGATCCGCGGGTCGGCGAGGATCGCCCTGGCGAGCGCGACCCGCTGGCGCTGCCCGCCGGACAGCGACAGGCCGCGTTCCCCGACGACGGTGTCGTAGCCGAGTGGAAGGCCGACGATGAAGTCGTGCGCGCCGGCGGCGCGGGCCGCCGCCTCGACCTGCTCCTGGGTTACACCCTGATCCTGCGTGACGCCGTCGCCGGCCCGGCCGTAAGCGATGTTGGCGCGGACCGTGTCGGAGAACAGGAAGCTCTCCTCGAACGCGAACCCGACCTGGCGGCGCAGCGACGCGAGCCGCACGTCACGCAGGTCGTGGCCGTCGACGGTCACCCGGCCCGCGTCCGGGTCGTGGAACCGGCCGAGGAACGCGGCCACCGTCGACTTGCCGCTGCCGCTCGGACCGATGATCGCGACCCGCTCACCGGCGCCGATCCGCAGGTCGAGGCCGCGCAGCACCGGCGGGCCATCCGGGTAGGCGTACTCGACGTTCTCGAAGACGATCTCGCCGCGGATCTCGCCGAGCTCCACCGCATCCGGCCGGTCGGCGATCGAGGGCGGCAGCTCGAGCAGCTGGAAGATCCGCTCGACGCTGGCGCGGGCCTGCTGGCCCATCGTCAGCACGCCGGCGAGCTGCCGGGCCGGCGAGGTGAACTGGGCTACGTAGGTGGAGAACGCAAGGAACGTGCCGATCGTGATCGACCCGCGGACCGCCATCCACCCGCCGAGAGCGAGGATCGCGACCTGGGCGAGCGCCGGGACCGCCTCCAGCAGGGGCCCGTACCGGGACTTCATCCGGACCGCGCGCATCCGCGAGCCGTAGAGCGTCCCGGTCGCGGCGGCGAGCCGGCGCAGCTCCCGGTCCTCCTGGCCGAAGGCCTTCACCACCCGGACGCCGTTGACGTCCTCGTCGACGATCTGCGCGACGTCGCCCTCGCGCTGCTGGGCGTCCCAGCTCGCGGGGAACACCCGGGTCCGCAGCCGGTAGGAGACGGCGACCAGCGCCGGCGCGACGACCAGGCCGACGACGGCGAGGCCGGGGGCCAGGATGAACATGACGACCAGCGAGCCGAGCATCATCAGCAGGTTGCCGGACAGCAGCGGCAGGAACATCAGCAGGCCCTGGACCAGCGCCGAGTCCGAGTTCGCGCGGGCGACCAGCTGGCCGGTGGGCATCCGGCTCAGGTTGTCCTGGTCCATCGTCAGCAGATGGTCATGCATGGCGTTGCGCAGGTCGTACTGGACGGCGAGGGCCGCCTTGCCGCCGTAGTAGCGCCGCAGGTGCGCGAAGCCGAAGCTCGCGAGCGCGATGCCGAGCAGGAGCAGCAGCCAGGGCCACAGCGGCGCGCTCCGCGCGACGACCACCTTGTCGACGATCTGCCGCGCCACCAGCGGGACGAAGGCCTGCGACCCGCTGCCGAACACCGACCCGACCAGGGCCAGCACGACGGCGCCCTTGTGCCGCAGCAGACAGCCCCACAGCCGCCGGATCCACCCCGGCCCGCTCGGCGGCTCCGCCTGCGCCGCGGGAGCCGTGGCCTGCGGCCGGGCCGCCGCGCCGGTGTTCGGGGCGTCCCCAGGGTTCGTGGTCATCGGCACTCCGTAGTCCAGGCTCGCTGTCTTTCAGTCCCGCTGCGGTCCAAGCTTGCTGTGGCTCAGGCGCGCCGCCCGAGTCCCCTGGCGGCGGCGCGGTCGGCGAGATAGCCGTCGACGGCACCGTCGAGCGCCCGCAGGGCGGCGAGGACGGCGGCTGGTTCGGCGGTCCGGGCGGCAAGCTCGCCGAGGCGGTCGAGCATCGCCCGTTCCGCCGCGTCGAGGACGGCCCGGCCGTCGTCGGTGAGCCGCAGGGTGGCGGCTCGCTGGTCGTCGTCGACGGCGGCGCGGGTCAGCAGGCCGCGCCGGCGCAGCGACTCGACGGTCGCGCTGATGGTCGGCTTGCCGAGCGCGAGCCGGGCCGCGATCCGCGACGCCCGCTCGTCGCCGGCCGCGACGGAGGCCAGCACCCGGTATTGCGCCAGGCTCAGCTCCCCCGACGCCCGCTCCAGGACCCGCGCCGCGCCCACCAGCGCGCGCACGGCCCCCACCGACACGGCCCCGGCACGCACGGCCCCCACGGCCCCCACAGGCGGCTCGACCGGGACAGACCTCTCCATGCCCCGACGGTACCAAATTAGTTCGGGTAACGAACCATATTGACCCGACGCGGACCGGTCAGCGGATGCCTGCCAGGACCGGGCCCGCGCTGGCGCGGGAACCCCGCGCCAGCGGCTGGGGACGGCCGGTCAGTCGTTCTGGTCGCCGAGCTTCTCGACGAAGTCCTGGGCCTTGTCGACGCCGGTGTCGATGTGGTCGCTGTATTTGCCGCCGGTCCGGTCGTCGACGAGGTCACCGGCCTTCTCCAGCCCGCCCTTGATCGCGTCAGCGTGGTCGCCGGCCAGGTCCTCGGCCTTGTCCTTGAGATCGCCAAGATTCTTCAGGTTGTCGAACATGCGTAAGCCTCTCTCCGTGCGGCTCCGAACGCGGCAAAAGTGAGCCTATGGAAGCGGGGCGGGTCTGCTGGCCGATCCAGCGTCTGATCAGCTGGTTCCCGGCGTCCCCGCCGGCACGAAAGGGCGTACGCACACCGGCTGGCCGTCGTCAGGCGCCGAGGAGGACGGCGAGGGCCCGGCCGGCGGCGCCGGTATCGGCGGTGACCCCGGCGAGCACCTCGACGCGGTACTCCAGGCGCGGCTCGGCCACCGGGACGGCGGCCAGGTCGGCGCGCCCCGCGACCGTCCAGGCCGGCAGCAGGACGAGGCCGGCGCCGGCGGCGACGAGCGCCGCGAGGCCGGCGAGGTCCGTGCCCGCGTAGACGGCGCAGTGCGGCAGCCGTTCGGTGCCAACAGCACGACGGACGTCCACCGCCGGCGCCGCCGCCGCGGGCGCGTCCAGCCAACGGGCGTCTGCGAGGTCGGCGAGCCGCAGTCCAGGGCGGCGGGCGAGCGGATGGTCGGCCGGCAGGATGACGCTGACCGGGTCGGTGACGATCTCCACCGCCCGCAGCGGGCCGACGTCCGGCAGCCGCAGCGGGTCGCCCGGCGTGGCGAGCCCGACGGCCAGGCCCAGCTCGCAGGCGCCGCGCGCCACGTCGATCGCGACCGTCTCCAGGCCGGCCACCGTGATCGTGACGTCCAGCCGCGGCAGCGCGCCCATCGCCGCGCCGAACGCGGCCGCGAGCCGGGGCAGCGCCAGCGGGCAGGCGGCGACCCGCAGCTGGTCGGGCGGCCCGCCGGCCGCGCGCAGCACGTCGGCGCGGGCGGCGGACGCCCGCAGCAGCAGCGGCTCGGCGTGTTCGAGCAGCCGCGCACCAGCGGCGGTCGTCGCGACCGGACGCCGAGTCAGCACCGCCACCCCGCCCAGCGACGCCTCCAGCGCGGCGATCTGCTGGGACACCGCGCTCTGGGTGTAGCCGAGCTCCCGGGCCGCCGCCGAGAACGAGCCGGAGCGGGCGACCGCGGTGAAGGTCCGAAGCAGCACCAGGTCCACCGGGCCAGTGTCACCGACATCAGGACCGCTTATCGAGGGACCAGTGATAATCGTTGGACCTGAACCAGCCGGCTGCCCAGCATCAAGGCATGGCCTCCTCGACCACCAGCCCTTCCGCCGCCGCCACTCCCGTCTCCGCCACCGCCCGGGTCGCGCTCGTCGGCGACCGGTCCGCCGACATTGCCGCCCACGGGCGGGTCCCGGCGATCCTGCGCCAGCTGCGCGACCGCGACGGCCTCGTCCTCGACGCCTACTGGGTGCCCACCCCGGACGCCGCGCAGCCGGGCATGCTCGACGGCTTCGACGCGGTCTGGCTGCTGCCCGGCAGCCCCTACGTCGAGCAGGCCGGAGCCGTCGAGGCGGCCCGGCACGCGCGCACCGGGCGGGTGCCGTTCCTCGGCACCTGCGGCGGCTTCCAGCACGCGGTCGTCGAGTACGCCCGCAACGTCTGCGGCCTCACGGACGCCGGGCACGCCGAGGTCGAGCCGGAGGCCGCGGACCACGTCGTCGTGCCGCTGGAGTGCTCGCTGAAGGGGCACGAGGCAGCGGTGCGGATCGAGCGCGGCTCGCTGGCCGAGTGGGTGTTCGGCGTCGAGCGGACCGTCGAGCGCTACCACTGCTCCTACGGCGTATCGGCCGGGCATCTGGACCGGCTGCGGGCGGCCGGGCTGCGGTTCAGCGGCGTGGACGAGGCGGGCGGCGCGCGAGTGCTGGAGCTCGCCGACCACCCCTTCTTCCTGGCCACGCTGTTCCAGCCCGAGCTGGCCTCGGACCGGCCGCGGGTCCACCCGGTGATCCGGGCCTTCGCGACGGCCGCGATCTCTCAGGCCGCCCGGCGGCGGACCGCGAAGCACGCCGCCCTGTCGGACCTGGTCGCCTGACCGGACCGGGCCAGGCCTGGCTCGCGGGCTCCGGCGCCCGCGCGGCGCACCGCGGCATGGCAGGCCCGGTATCCCCGGTAGGTGTCAACAAGCGACGGAACGAAACCGGATCGCCAAACTCCGCGCTTAGTGTCGCCGCACGGCAGGGTCGGCCACGACCGACCTCCGAGACGGCGGGAGGCCGGTGCACCGATGAGTGACCTGATGGACGCCGCTGGTCCGCCCGGTGAGTTCCTGGTCCGCGGCGCCTACGTGCTGACGATGGCCGGCCTACCGGACCCGGGTGTGCGTGACCGGACGCCGGGAGTCCGGCTCGACGGCGTGGTGGCGGACGGCGCGGTGCACGTCCACGACGGCGCGATCGTCTCGGTCGGGCCGTTCGCCGAGCTGGCCGCGGGCCTTCCCGGCGTCCCGGTGCACGGCGACGGGACGGGGATCGTGCTGCCCGGGCTGGTCAGTACGCACACCCACCTGTCCGAGGCGCTCGCCACCGGGATGGGCAGCGAGCTGTCCCTCTTCGAGTGGGGGGCGGAGATCGTCGGGCCGCTCGGCACCGTCCTCACCCGCGAGGACGCGGCCGAGGGCACGGCGCTGCGGGCCGTCGAGATGCTGCTGTCCGGGGTCACGACCGTCAACGACATGTTCTGCCACGCCAACATCGGCTCGCGGGCGAGCCTCGGCGTGGTCGACGGCATGGTGCGTGCCGGGATGCGTGGCGTCGTGTCGTACGGAGCCGAGGACGCGATGGCGCCCGGCATCGAGGACCCGGCGCGGGCCATCGAGATCATCGAGGACGTCGTCGCCGAGCAGCGGGCGCTCGCCGCGGCGGTGGACGACGCGCCGCTGCTGGGCTTCCGATACGGCATCGGCACGCTGCTCGGCCAGTCCGACCCGCTGCTGGAGCGGGGGGTGGCACTGTGCCGCGAGCACGGCTGGGCGGTGCACACCCATCTCGCCGAGGTGCGCGAGGAGGTGACGATGGCCCGACTGCGCTGGGGCCACCGCACCGTCGAGCACGCGCGCCGGCTCGGCTACCTGGAACGGCCGCTGATCGCCGGGCACTGCGTCTGGCTGACCGAGGCCGACGTCGCGCTGCTCGCCGCCCACGGGGTCGCCGTCGCGCACAACCCGGTGGCGAACATGATCCTCGGCTCCGGGGTCTGCCCGGTGCCGCGGCTGCGGTCCGCGGGCATCGCGGTCGGCATCGGGACCGACGGGGCCGCGTCGAACGACAGCCAGGACATGCTGCAGGCCGTCAAGGCCGCGGCGCTGCTGCAGAAGGTGCACCATCAGGACGCGCTGGTCATCGACGCCCTCGACGTGCTGGCGATGGCGACGATCGACGGCGCCCGCGCGCTCGGCCTCGACCAGCTGGTCGGCAGCCTGGCGCCGGGCAAGCGGGCCGATCTGGTGCTGCTCCAGGACACCGTCGACGTGGCCATGCTGCACGACCCGATCGGCCAGGTCGTCTACGGAGCGTCGCCGCGCTCCGTGCGGGACGTCTGGGTCGACGGGCGTCAGGTTGTCGTCGGCCACAGCTGCGTCACCGTCGACGAGCGGGCCCAGATCGCGCGGTGCCGCCCGCTCGCGGCCCGGCTCGCCGCCGCGGCCGGGCTCGTCGAGGCCGGGCACGCCGCCGCGAGTCCGGCCGTCGCCACGCTGGCCGGGGCGGGCCGGTAGGCAGTGGAGTGTTCCCGGGAATGCGGAACGCCCCCACACCGTCAGGTGTGGGGGCGTTCCGGAATGATTGTTCGGCGGTGTCCTACTCTCCCACCCGGTCTCCCGGGCAGTACCATCGGCGCTGGGGAACTTAGCTTCCGGGTTCGGAATGGGACCGGGCGTACCCTCCCCGCTGAAACCACCGAAACACTATCGAGATATCGGCACCTCACCCCAACCCACACCCCTAGCAGAGGGGGGTTGGGGTGGTCTGCCGTTCCTCGGGAACCGCACAGTGGACGCGTAGCATCTTTGTAGGACAAGCCCTCGGCCTATTAGTACCAGTCAGCTCCACACCTCGCAGTGCTTCCACTTCTGGCCTATCAACCCGATCATCTCTCGGGGGCCTTACCAGGTTGACCCTGTGGGAGACCTCATCTCGAAGCGAGCTTCCCGCTTAGATGCTTTCAGCGGTTATCCCTTCCGAACGTAGCCAACCAGCCATGCCCCTGGCGGGACAACTGGCACACCAGAGGTTCGTCCGTCCCGGTCCTCTCGTACTAGGGACAGCCCTTCTCAAGACTCCTACGCGCGCGGCGGATAGGGACCGAACTGTCTCACGACGTTCTAAACCCAGCTCGCGTACCGCTTTAATGGGCGAACAGCCCAACCCTTGGGACCTACTCCAGCCCCAGGATGCGACGAGCCGACATCGAGGTGCCAAACCTTGCCGTCGATATGGACTCTTGGGCAAGATCAGCCTGTTATCCCCGGGGTACCTTTTATCCGTTGAGCGACGGCGCTTCCACAAGCCACCGCCGGATCACTAGTCCCTGCTTTCGCACCTGCTCGACCCGTCGGTCTCACAGTCAAGCTCCCTTGTGCACTTGCACTCGACACCTGATTGCCAACCAGGCTGAGGGAACCTTTGGGCGCCTCCGTTACTCTTTAGGAGGCAACCGCCCCAGTTAAACTACCCACCTGACACTGTCCCTGACCCGGATCACGGGCCTAGGTTAGACATCCAGCACGACCAGAGTGGTATTTCAACAATGACTCCACAACCACTGGCGTGGCCGCTTCACAGTCTCCCACCTATCCTACACAAGCCGGACCGAACACCAATATCAAGCTGCAGTAAAGGTCCCGGGGTCTTTCCGTCCTGCCGCGCGTAACGAGCATCTTTACTCGTAGTGCAATTTCGCCGAGTCTGTGGTTGAGACAGCAGGAAAGTCGTTACGCCATTCGTGCAGGTCGGAACTTACCCGACAAGGAATTTCGCTACCTTAGGATGGTTATAGTTACCACCGCCGTTTACTGGCGCTTAAGTTCTGAGCTTCGCCCCGAAGAGCTAACCCGTCCCCTTAACGTTCCAGCACCGGGCAGGCGTCACTCCGTATACATCGCCTTACGGCTTCGCACGGAGCTGTGTTTTTAGTAAACAGTCGCTTTCCCCTGGTCTCTGCGGCCCCCACCAGCTCAGACAGCAAGTGCCGTCACCAGTGGTGGCCCCCCTTCTCCCGAAGTTACGGGGGCATTTTGCCGAGTTCCTTAACCACAGTTCACTCGATCGCCTCGGTATTCTCTACCTGACCACCTGTGTCGGTTTCGGGTACGGGCGGCCCTGGCACTCGCTAGAGGCTTTTCTCGACAGCATGGGATCATCCACTTCGCCACAATCGGCTCGGCATCACGTCTCAGACACATGACATGCGGATTTACCTACACATCGTCCTACACGCTTACCCCGGGACAACCACCGCCCGGGATGGACTACCCTCCTGCGTCACCCCATCGCTTACCTACTACCCCCCAAGATCCCAACCATCTCAGCCCCCGAAAGGACCTCGACAGGAGGTTAGTACAGGAAGATTCAGTATTGGCGCACCAGCGCCGGTACGGGAATATCAACCCGTTATCCATCGACTACGCCTGTCGGCCTCGCCTTAGGCCCCGACTCACCCTGGGCGGACGAACCTGCCCCAGGAACCCTTGGTCATCCGGCGGACGGGATTCTCACCCGTCATTCGCTACTCATGCCTGCATTCTCACTCGCATGGCATCCACGGCTCGATCACTCGGCCGCTTCACACGCCACACGACGCTCCCCTACCCATCCACACACCTGAACCACCCCACGCATGAGGCAGCTAGGCTACACGTGCGAATGCCGCAGCTTCGGCGGTACGCTTGAGCCCCGCTACATTATCGGCGCAGAACCACTTGACCAGTGAGCTATTACGCACTCTTTAAAGGGTGGCTGCTTCTAAGCCAACCTCCTGGTTGTCTGTGCGACTCCACATCCTTTTCCACTTAGCGTACGCTTAGGGGCCTTAGCTGGCGATCTGGGCTGTATCCCTCTCGACTACGAACCTTATCGCCCGCAGTCTCACTGCCGCGCTTCACGTACCGGCATTCGGAGTTTGGCTGAGTTCAGTAAGCTGGTAAGCCCCCTAGCCCATCCAGTGCTCTACCTCCGGCACGAAACACACGACGCTGCACCTAAATGCATTTCGGGGAGAACCAGCTATCACCGGGTTTGATTGGCCTTTCACCCCTACCCACAGCTCATCCCCCAGTTTTTCAACACTGGTGGGTTCGGTCCTCCACACGGTCTTACCCGCGCTTCAACCTGGCCATGGGTAGATCACCCGGCTTCGGGTCTTAGACATGCGACTCAAACGCCCTGTTCGGACTCGCTTTCGCTACGGCTACCCCACAACGGGTTAACCTCGCCACACACCGCAAACTCGCAGGCTCATTCTTCAAAAGGCACGCCGTCACCAGGCCGAAACCCAGCTCCGACGGATTGTAGGCACACGGTTTCAGGTACTATTTCACTCCCCTCCCGGGGTACTTTTCACCTTTCCCTCACGGTACTAGTCCGCTATCGGTCACCAGGGAGTATTCAGGCTTAGCGGGTGGTCCCGCCAGATTCACACCGAATTTCACGGGCTCGGTGCTACTTGGGAATATCTCCGAGAGACAGCATGTTTTCGCCTACGGGGCTGTTACCCACTATGGCCGGCCATTCGCAGACCGCTCGACTAACACACTGTTTTCTGACTCTCTGGAAGGGCGGCAGCCCAACCCGGAAAATCCCACGACCCCCATGCCGCAACGCCTGCCGGCTATCACACGACACAGGTTTAGCCTAGATCCGCTTTCGCTCACCACTACTCGCGGAATCACGGTTGTTTTCTCTTCCTGCGGGTAATGAGATGTTTCACTTCCCCGCGTTCCCTCCAGCCACCCTATGAGTTCAGATGGCGGTGACAGGACTTGGCATCCTGCCGGGTTTCCCCATTCGGAAATCCTCGGATCACAGCTCGGTTGACAGCTCCCCGAGGCATATCGCAGCCTCCCACGTCCTTCATCGGCTCCTGGTGCCAAGGCATCCACCGTGCGCCCTTACTAACTTGGCCACAAAGATGCTCGCGTCCACTGTGCAGTTCTCAAAGAACGGACGACCCCACACCCACACCCGGACACACCCACAAGGGCAGTTTCACGGAGGACATGGTCCGTACCGCAGCCAGCCCCCGAACCCTCAACCAACGAGGACCCGAGGGCTCCATGGCCACCGAAGAAGCTTCCGCTCCCTCAGGACCCAACAGCGCACCATACAAGAACCATCCACCAGCCCGGCCGCCCGTTCCACCCCCACCCCGCAAAAAGATAGGGAGTACTAGACACAAACCAGGCCGTCGACAGCCTCTGGAAGTCAGTGTTCCACGCCAGTGAGCAACCGTCCGGCATGAACATCCGGAAACGGCATGCGCTCCTTAGAAAGGAGGTGATCCAGCCGCACCTTCCGGTACGGCTACCTTGTTACGACTTCGTCCTAATCGCCGGTCCCACCTTCGACGGCTCCCTCCACAAGGGTTGGGCCACCGGCTTCGGGTGTTACCGACTTTCATGACGTGACGGGCGGTGTGTACAAGGCCCGGGAACGTATTCACCGCAGCAATGCTGATCTGCGATTACTAGCGACTCCGACTTCACGGGGTCGAGTTGCAGACCCCGATCCGAACTGAGACCGGCTTTTTGGGATTCGCTCCACCTCACGGCATCGCAGCCCATTGTACCGGCCATTGTAGCATGTGTGCAGCCCAGGACGTAAGGGGCATGATGACTTGACGTCATCCCCACCTTCCTCCGAGTTGACCCCGGCAGTCTCCTATGAGTCCCCGGCCGAACCGCTGGCAACATAGGACAAGGGTTGCGCTCGTTGCGGGACTTAACCCAACATCTCACGACACGAGCTGACGACAGCCATGCACCACCTGTGCGGGACCCCTAAGGACCCCCCATCTCTGGAGGATTTCCCCGCATGTCAAGCCCTGGTAAGGTTCTTCGCGTTGCATCGAATTAAGCCACATGCTCCGCCGCTTGTGCGGGCCCCCGTCAATTCCTTTGAGTTTTAGCCTTGCGGCCGTACTCCCCAGGCGGGGCGCTTAATGCGTTAGCTGCGGCACGGAGGCCGTGGAAGGTCCCCCACACCTAGCGCCCAACGTTTACGGCGTGGACTACCAGGGTATCTAATCCTGTTCGCTCCCCACGCTTTCGCTCCTTAGCGTCAGTTCCGGCCCAGAGACCCGCCTTCGCCACCGGTGTTCCTCCTGATATCTGCGCATTTCACCGCTACACCAGGAATTCCAGTCTCCCCTACCGGACTCTAGCCTGCCCGTATCGACTGCAGGCCCGGGGTTGAGCCCCGGGTTTTCACAGCCGACGCGACAAGCCGCCTACGAGCTCTTTACGCCCAATAATTCCGGACAACGCTTGCACCCTACGTATTACCGCGGCTGCTGGCACGTAGTTGGCCGGTGCTTCTTCTGCAGGTACCGTCACTCTCGCTTCGTCCCTGCTGAAAGAGGTTTACAACCCGAAGGCCGTCATCCCTCACGCGGCGTCGCTGCGTCAGGCTTTCGCCCATTGCGCAATATTCCCCACTGCTGCCTCCCGTAGGAGTCTGGGCCGTGTCTCAGTCCCAGTGTGGCCGGTCGCCCTCTCAGGCCGGCTACCCGTCGTCGCCTTGGTAGGCCGTCACCCCACCAACAAGCTGATAGGCCGCGGGCCCATCCCAGACCAATAAATCTTTCCACACACCCAGATGCCCGAGCATGTGAATATCCGGCATTAGCCCCGGTTTCCCGGAGTTATTCCAGAGCCTGGGGCAGGTTGCCCACGTGTTACTCACCCGTTCGCCGCTAACCCGAAGGTCCGCTCGACTTGCATGTGTTAAGCACGCCGCCAGCGTTCGTCCTGAGCCAGGATCAAACTCTCCATCGATGCTTTAAAACCCCTCGACGGGGAGATGCCCCGGCATATAAAGACAGAAGATCAAGTAGATCGTCCCGTCATATGCCAAAGGAATTACAAAACCACCTGCAGACAACACCAGCCCAAACCCCCCAAAAGAAGGACCCAGACCAGCACCACCCACAGACGGGGTTATATGGCACTGACTTCTATGGCACGCTGTTGAGTTCTCAAGGAGCGGACGCATGAACCGGCTGGACACTCTTTCGGAGTGCTTCACCGGCGCGTTCCGGTTTATACCGGACTCACGCTACCACTTTCCCGGCCGAGGCCGGTGAGGTGATTTCGACATTTCCCGGAACCGGTTACCCGGCCCGCCGTGTCGATCGCACCTTACGGAGCTTCGAGAGAGCCTGTCAAATCCCGCCGCTAGCTGGATTTGGCGCCGCTCTCGCCGTGTCCGAGAACCTACCAGATGGGCTTTCGCGCCGGTCCTGCGACCTGCGTTGAGCCATTTCCGGATCTGTCCTCGGAGCGAGTTCCCGTGTCGGTTCTCTCCGGCTTGCACCGGTGAACCGCCACCTACGGGACCTGAAGAACCGTACCTCATCCCCTTTTCG contains the following coding sequences:
- a CDS encoding ABC transporter ATP-binding protein; the encoded protein is MTTNPGDAPNTGAAARPQATAPAAQAEPPSGPGWIRRLWGCLLRHKGAVVLALVGSVFGSGSQAFVPLVARQIVDKVVVARSAPLWPWLLLLLGIALASFGFAHLRRYYGGKAALAVQYDLRNAMHDHLLTMDQDNLSRMPTGQLVARANSDSALVQGLLMFLPLLSGNLLMMLGSLVVMFILAPGLAVVGLVVAPALVAVSYRLRTRVFPASWDAQQREGDVAQIVDEDVNGVRVVKAFGQEDRELRRLAAATGTLYGSRMRAVRMKSRYGPLLEAVPALAQVAILALGGWMAVRGSITIGTFLAFSTYVAQFTSPARQLAGVLTMGQQARASVERIFQLLELPPSIADRPDAVELGEIRGEIVFENVEYAYPDGPPVLRGLDLRIGAGERVAIIGPSGSGKSTVAAFLGRFHDPDAGRVTVDGHDLRDVRLASLRRQVGFAFEESFLFSDTVRANIAYGRAGDGVTQDQGVTQEQVEAAARAAGAHDFIVGLPLGYDTVVGERGLSLSGGQRQRVALARAILADPRILVLDDATSAVDARTEAVIHDALRDLLPGRTTLLVAHRVSTLHLADRVVVLDQGRVVDQGTHDELSERSSLYRELLSGLDPALAAQLGDSVEAFAAISGTAAITTTADAWDAAKAQQSAGRAAATTPSGRRAQLLAGGGLGAGLGGGAARGSAGGAWRLNLAPTPELLARVDALPPIGDVAAVDLAAEGGPEPDFSLRRLLIRFRRPMLLGLLFVVLDAVAGLAGPTLVKIGVDRGVTEGSMAAVWVVSALFLALTVFDWANQIGETFVTGRAAERIMLSLRIRIFAQLQRLSLDYYEREMSGRIMTRMTTDVDQFEALIETGLLAALVALVTFVGVGVALVVMNLELGLLTLTVVIPLVVATIPFRSRAAKLYDLSRERIAIVNADFQESVSGVREAQAFVHEARTTAHFHGLGRAYLDSRVAAQRIVATYFPFVQFLSAVADAIVLGVGSALIAHGNLTAGGLIAFLLYINMFFSPIQQLSQVFDAWQQTRVSVSRIAELMRLRTLTPPAPDPVVPARLRGELTLDDVRFAYPTGAVSTASAAVSAGLGQRGWTEALAAGKDARTMAAAAAARAARPPEALRGVDLRVRAGETVALVGETGAGKSTVMKLLARFYDPDAGSVRVDGQDLRGLDLPAFRQQLGYVPQEAFLFTGTIRDNIAYGRPSAADAEVEAAARAVGAHEFIATLAGGYLHEVAERGRSLSAGQRQLIALARAELVDPAVLLLDEATSNLDLATEARVTAAMQRISRARTTILIAHRLQTARGADRIVVLDGGRIAETGTHDELLAAAGRYAAMWRAFELVTATPAPVD
- a CDS encoding MarR family winged helix-turn-helix transcriptional regulator; its protein translation is MRALVGAARVLERASGELSLAQYRVLASVAAGDERASRIAARLALGKPTISATVESLRRRGLLTRAAVDDDQRAATLRLTDDGRAVLDAAERAMLDRLGELAARTAEPAAVLAALRALDGAVDGYLADRAAARGLGRRA
- a CDS encoding antitoxin, with the translated sequence MFDNLKNLGDLKDKAEDLAGDHADAIKGGLEKAGDLVDDRTGGKYSDHIDTGVDKAQDFVEKLGDQND
- a CDS encoding LysR family transcriptional regulator; its protein translation is MDLVLLRTFTAVARSGSFSAAARELGYTQSAVSQQIAALEASLGGVAVLTRRPVATTAAGARLLEHAEPLLLRASAARADVLRAAGGPPDQLRVAACPLALPRLAAAFGAAMGALPRLDVTITVAGLETVAIDVARGACELGLAVGLATPGDPLRLPDVGPLRAVEIVTDPVSVILPADHPLARRPGLRLADLADARWLDAPAAAAPAVDVRRAVGTERLPHCAVYAGTDLAGLAALVAAGAGLVLLPAWTVAGRADLAAVPVAEPRLEYRVEVLAGVTADTGAAGRALAVLLGA